In Solidesulfovibrio sp., the following proteins share a genomic window:
- the cydB gene encoding cytochrome d ubiquinol oxidase subunit II, translating to MDMNVADVWYWIMAVLLWLYVFTDGFDLGVGILCLHTESEAWREAMTASIDSVWHANQTWLVMLGGVLFGAFPLVYGTVLAALYLPAGFLLFAFMARGIGLEYRAEADRKRPWSLVFGWGSLAVALAHGFLLGGILQGMPFDGLRFLGGAFDWFSPFTILVGLTLVCLYAMFGAAWLVLKTDGELQAQARLWGLRYGSATVAMLVLLVGYILLDGNLGHLVGRPGQRGLSPGFVLLLVGAVLCAALYFRALGKGWERRPLLYCAVMLVFVFAAFGTSLFPLIVPPGVTARAAAAPAPMLRVMLAVVGGLLPVLVFYNAYQYRVFGGKVAPEDGA from the coding sequence ATGGATATGAACGTAGCCGACGTCTGGTACTGGATCATGGCCGTGTTGCTGTGGCTGTACGTGTTCACCGACGGCTTCGACCTGGGTGTCGGCATCCTGTGCCTGCACACCGAAAGCGAAGCCTGGCGCGAGGCCATGACCGCATCCATCGACAGCGTCTGGCACGCCAACCAGACCTGGCTGGTGATGCTCGGCGGCGTGCTTTTCGGCGCCTTTCCCCTGGTCTACGGCACGGTGCTGGCCGCCTTGTACCTGCCGGCGGGCTTTTTGCTGTTCGCCTTCATGGCCCGGGGCATCGGCCTGGAATACCGGGCCGAGGCCGACCGCAAACGGCCCTGGTCGCTGGTCTTCGGCTGGGGCAGCCTGGCCGTGGCCCTGGCCCACGGCTTTCTGCTCGGCGGCATCCTCCAGGGCATGCCCTTCGACGGCCTGCGCTTCCTCGGCGGCGCCTTCGACTGGTTCTCGCCCTTCACCATCCTGGTCGGCCTGACGCTTGTCTGCCTGTACGCCATGTTCGGCGCGGCCTGGCTGGTGCTTAAAACCGACGGCGAGCTCCAGGCCCAGGCGAGGCTGTGGGGCCTGCGCTACGGTTCGGCCACGGTGGCCATGCTGGTGCTGCTCGTCGGCTACATCCTGCTCGACGGCAACCTGGGGCATCTGGTGGGCCGGCCGGGGCAGCGGGGGCTGTCGCCGGGCTTCGTGCTGCTGCTGGTGGGGGCGGTGCTGTGCGCCGCGCTGTATTTCCGGGCCCTGGGCAAGGGCTGGGAGCGCCGGCCGCTTTTGTACTGCGCCGTCATGCTCGTCTTTGTCTTCGCGGCCTTTGGCACGAGCCTTTTTCCGCTGATCGTGCCGCCGGGCGTGACCGCCCGGGCAGCCGCCGCGCCGGCGCCCATGCTGCGCGTCATGCTGGCCGTGGTCGGCGGGCTTTTGCCGGTGCTCGTCTTCTACAACGCCTACCAGTACCGGGTGTTCGGCGGCAAGGTCGCCCCGGAGGACGGGGCTTAG
- a CDS encoding UbiA family prenyltransferase produces the protein MDASSSPRAGRFALTVYLALSRTPHGLLDLAGPFCAALLCRGGLPPASVVALGCLTVFAGYTAVYALNDIVDYRSDKRQVETSGRDARLGYLDAAFIRHPLAHGYLTLPAAVAWFLFWAVTAFCGAWALNPVCAWLLVAGCVLETTYCLLLTVSHLRALINGVVKALGPLAAAFAVSPDPSPWFLLGLFAWVFAWEVGGQNIPADWHDAARDAVTGARTVPVVLGYRRASRLAVACLAASLVLAVPLLAFSPLAVSAPLWLVATLGGAWLLLPPSLALAASLADEAAAALFNRASFYPALVLAVLVVHLLVR, from the coding sequence ATGGATGCTTCCTCGTCGCCGCGCGCCGGCCGTTTCGCCCTGACGGTCTACCTGGCCCTGTCGCGTACCCCCCACGGCCTGCTCGATCTGGCCGGGCCGTTTTGCGCCGCGTTGCTGTGCCGGGGTGGGTTGCCGCCGGCCTCGGTGGTGGCGCTCGGCTGCCTGACCGTCTTTGCCGGCTATACCGCCGTGTATGCCTTAAACGACATCGTGGACTACCGTTCCGACAAGCGCCAGGTGGAAACGAGCGGTCGGGACGCGCGCCTGGGCTACCTCGACGCGGCCTTCATCCGCCATCCCCTGGCCCACGGCTACCTGACCCTGCCCGCCGCCGTGGCCTGGTTCCTTTTCTGGGCGGTGACCGCGTTTTGCGGCGCCTGGGCCCTCAATCCCGTCTGCGCCTGGCTGCTTGTCGCCGGCTGCGTCCTGGAGACGACCTACTGCCTGCTGTTGACCGTCAGCCACCTGCGGGCGCTCATAAACGGCGTGGTCAAGGCCCTGGGGCCGCTGGCCGCCGCGTTTGCCGTGAGCCCCGACCCCTCGCCGTGGTTCCTGCTGGGGCTTTTCGCCTGGGTTTTCGCCTGGGAGGTCGGCGGCCAGAACATCCCCGCCGACTGGCACGACGCCGCCCGCGACGCCGTAACCGGCGCCCGCACCGTGCCCGTGGTCCTGGGCTATCGCCGGGCCAGCCGGCTGGCCGTGGCCTGCCTGGCGGCCAGCCTGGTTCTGGCCGTGCCGCTTCTGGCCTTTTCGCCCTTGGCGGTGTCCGCGCCGTTGTGGCTCGTCGCGACGCTTGGCGGCGCCTGGCTGCTGCTGCCGCCGTCCCTGGCCCTGGCGGCGTCTCTGGCCGACGAGGCCGCCGCGGCCCTGTTCAATCGGGCCAGTTTCTATCCCGCCCTGGTCCTGGCCGTGCTGGTCGTCCACCTGCTCGTTCGCTGA
- a CDS encoding ATP-binding protein, with product MDFRSDTSPDVVADGQETLSRTKSRLVAESLQALNGPGRPGAAIQRAVDRCFETLGTWVRDIEAVLAQSDARYRTLINIMHQGLVVLSPDGRVDFANDTLGEMLGAPLADVIGRHLVERIRPEDRPRFAEALDSRCKGQAEPYEMILSRADGRPLRVLASPSPIIGRDGDYQGSLEVFTDVTRLRQLEAQLATSKRLEAIGHLAGGVAHEINTPLQYVTGNLDFARTNLPRLLTLLDKYEAALFLAHGGDGLEAARRDIEAFRRDHDLETVLAELPQALAESLDGAERVAGFVRSIKRFARTEGLGRQSIDVNEAILATVEMARSAQECPVCLETDLAENLPPLSCVPGDFNQLLLCLLVNAAQATEKTGRTDACVRVRSRLEGRNVAVSVTDKGSGIPPEIQDKIFNPFYTTRDVGKGGGQGLSIALSIVEKHKGAIRFVTEPGRGTTFHVTFPLGESG from the coding sequence ATGGATTTCCGGTCCGATACCTCGCCCGATGTCGTCGCCGATGGCCAGGAAACGCTGTCCCGGACGAAGAGTCGCCTTGTCGCGGAGAGCCTGCAAGCCCTGAACGGGCCCGGTCGGCCTGGCGCCGCCATCCAGCGGGCCGTGGACCGTTGCTTCGAGACCCTCGGCACCTGGGTCCGGGACATCGAGGCCGTCCTGGCCCAAAGCGACGCCCGCTACCGCACCCTCATCAACATCATGCACCAGGGCCTGGTCGTGCTTTCCCCGGACGGCCGCGTCGATTTCGCCAACGACACCCTGGGGGAAATGCTCGGCGCCCCCCTGGCGGACGTCATCGGCCGCCACCTGGTCGAGCGCATCCGGCCCGAGGACCGGCCGCGTTTCGCCGAAGCCCTCGATTCGCGGTGCAAGGGCCAGGCGGAACCCTATGAAATGATTCTCTCGCGCGCCGATGGACGGCCCTTGCGCGTCCTGGCCTCCCCGTCGCCCATCATCGGCCGGGACGGCGACTACCAGGGCAGCCTGGAGGTCTTTACCGACGTCACGCGCCTGCGCCAGCTCGAGGCCCAACTGGCCACTTCCAAGCGATTGGAGGCCATCGGCCATCTGGCCGGCGGCGTGGCCCATGAAATCAACACCCCCCTCCAATACGTCACCGGCAACCTGGATTTCGCCAGGACCAACCTGCCGCGCCTGCTCACGCTGCTCGACAAATACGAGGCCGCCCTGTTCCTCGCCCATGGCGGCGATGGGCTGGAGGCGGCCCGGCGCGACATCGAGGCCTTTCGCCGCGATCACGACCTGGAAACCGTGCTGGCGGAACTGCCGCAAGCCCTGGCGGAAAGCCTCGACGGCGCGGAACGCGTGGCCGGTTTCGTCCGTTCCATCAAACGCTTCGCCCGCACCGAAGGCCTGGGCCGGCAATCCATCGACGTCAACGAGGCCATCCTGGCCACCGTGGAGATGGCCCGAAGCGCCCAGGAATGCCCCGTCTGTCTGGAAACGGACCTGGCCGAGAACCTGCCGCCCCTTTCCTGCGTGCCCGGCGACTTCAACCAACTGTTGCTGTGCCTGCTTGTCAACGCCGCCCAGGCCACGGAGAAAACCGGTCGCACCGATGCCTGCGTACGGGTGAGGAGCCGGCTGGAAGGACGGAACGTCGCGGTCTCGGTGACGGACAAGGGGTCAGGCATCCCGCCGGAAATCCAGGACAAGATATTCAACCCCTTCTACACCACCCGCGATGTCGGCAAAGGCGGCGGCCAGGGATTGTCCATCGCCCTGTCCATCGTCGAGAAGCACAAGGGCGCCATCCGCTTCGTCACCGAACCCGGCCGGGGCACCACCTTCCACGTGACCTTTCCCCTGGGAGAGTCCGGGTAG
- a CDS encoding DUF2231 domain-containing protein, translating to MSQTPDRRFSPQELAGFDGSDGKPAYVAHKGVVYDITGSRLWKAGKHMNRHHAGADMGLDLAQAPHSPDVLERFPRVGLLEAPARAPEPVADRVPPRLSRLMKRFPMLKRHPHPMTVHFPIAFCVVIPVCLVLALVTGWSGFDAAMLVLLGAAVAFTPVAIVTGLFTWWLNYASARIKPVIVKLVATPALFLAVLWAFVARLNAPDFPAHPGQHPGLIVLILALFPLVSLIGWFGAALTFPPHED from the coding sequence ATGAGCCAAACCCCGGATCGCCGCTTCAGCCCCCAGGAACTGGCCGGCTTCGACGGCAGCGACGGCAAGCCCGCCTACGTGGCCCACAAGGGCGTCGTCTACGACATCACCGGCAGCCGCCTGTGGAAGGCCGGCAAGCACATGAACCGCCACCACGCCGGCGCGGACATGGGCCTGGACCTGGCGCAGGCCCCCCACTCCCCCGACGTGCTGGAACGCTTTCCCCGGGTGGGTCTGCTCGAAGCCCCGGCCCGGGCTCCGGAACCCGTGGCCGACCGGGTGCCGCCGCGCCTGTCGCGCCTCATGAAACGCTTCCCCATGCTCAAGCGCCACCCGCACCCCATGACCGTGCACTTCCCCATCGCCTTTTGCGTGGTCATCCCGGTGTGCCTGGTCCTAGCCCTGGTCACGGGCTGGAGCGGCTTCGACGCGGCCATGCTGGTGCTGCTCGGCGCGGCCGTCGCCTTCACGCCCGTGGCCATCGTCACCGGCCTTTTCACCTGGTGGCTCAACTACGCCTCGGCGCGCATCAAACCCGTCATCGTCAAGCTCGTCGCCACGCCGGCCCTGTTCCTGGCCGTGCTGTGGGCCTTCGTGGCCCGGCTCAACGCCCCCGATTTCCCGGCCCACCCGGGCCAGCACCCGGGGCTGATCGTCCTGATCCTGGCGCTGTTCCCACTGGTGTCGCTCATCGGCTGGTTCGGCGCGGCCCTGACCTTCCCGCCGCACGAGGATTAG
- a CDS encoding response regulator, whose protein sequence is MLRALIVDDDPVNSRFLLEILSPYAACDTAPDGRDGLEAFGRALSAGKPYDLIFVDVMMPGMDGHQALEGMRHLEHEMGVSSLDAAKVIMISALDDSRTVYRAFFEGQALSFLAKPFTCDSVLDELRKFDIIRQPSPPPRRSDA, encoded by the coding sequence ATGCTGCGAGCACTCATCGTCGACGACGATCCGGTCAACAGCCGCTTCCTCCTGGAAATCCTGTCCCCGTACGCCGCCTGCGACACCGCCCCGGACGGTCGCGACGGGCTGGAGGCCTTCGGGCGGGCGCTTTCCGCCGGCAAGCCCTACGACCTGATCTTCGTCGATGTCATGATGCCCGGCATGGACGGCCACCAGGCCCTGGAAGGCATGCGCCACCTGGAGCACGAAATGGGCGTTTCCTCCCTGGACGCGGCCAAGGTCATCATGATCTCGGCCCTGGACGATTCCCGCACCGTCTACCGGGCCTTTTTCGAGGGCCAGGCCCTGTCGTTTCTGGCCAAACCCTTCACCTGCGACTCCGTCCTGGACGAACTCCGCAAATTCGACATCATCAGACAGCCCAGCCCACCCCCCCGAAGGAGCGACGCATGA
- a CDS encoding SpoIIE family protein phosphatase, which yields MRIRWKLFWLLAAISLVPLIVLRVNSQFALSRLAEKLSSRVGAHLVAEAETRLMRLVEDHARLFDARRQALTLAVAMQAAAVQKALSDPAPPAMAGGGVILVAPGMGMGMRRQLSDDPGLAAEAGYFRLAPDGGVEPLPVDKKRLTLRLPSGSTGPPARLDALASLLAPYREIAALAGPLAHFQATVLADDLTAIYPATAGAPRRSDPREAPWYLAAMALPGPVWTSAQIEPGTGRVCVAASSRVTDARGVPVGATAVFTPLDDLLATVTAPEHIPGNVETLLVAARPGQDGSARLLTQAGEVRHGHGWHAYVTPSPLPVADPAALAALADDVAKGLSGVRRLDYQGRDSLAAYAPTARGEALLQIAPVAEALAESRAVAADVRDSIERLYVFGTAIVVTVMLALIFLSLSASRAVTRPILALTRAAGRLAEGDFAARVEAPGGDEIGDLGRVFNELAPRLDAHLRLCESVELASRVQRSLLPSRPPDFPGLALAGASRYCDETGGDYFDFLTFEGEKAGSLGVALGDVSGHGLEAALLMTTARALLRPRAAAPGRPGEIMADVNRELTRDVYGTGRFMTLFYLEVDPVGRTAAFARGGHDPALRFDPVSGRLDELTAKGIALGVAEEARYETGSLTGLTPGQTICIGSDGLWEAENEAGEMFGKARVRDILAQRAADGPQAVLEALFAALDAFRGTRPLDDDVTLVILALTDWPEKEEPPCP from the coding sequence GTGCGCATCCGCTGGAAACTCTTCTGGCTGCTGGCCGCCATCTCGCTCGTTCCGCTGATCGTGTTGCGGGTAAACAGCCAGTTCGCCCTGTCGCGCCTGGCCGAAAAGCTTTCGTCCCGGGTGGGCGCCCATCTGGTGGCCGAAGCCGAAACGCGGCTGATGCGCCTGGTCGAGGACCACGCCCGCCTCTTCGACGCCCGGCGGCAGGCCCTGACCCTGGCCGTGGCCATGCAGGCGGCGGCCGTGCAAAAGGCCCTGTCGGACCCCGCGCCCCCGGCCATGGCCGGGGGCGGCGTCATCCTGGTCGCGCCGGGCATGGGCATGGGCATGCGCCGCCAGCTGTCCGACGACCCGGGGTTGGCCGCCGAAGCGGGCTATTTCCGCCTGGCCCCGGACGGCGGCGTCGAGCCGCTGCCCGTGGACAAGAAACGCCTGACCCTGCGCCTGCCCTCGGGGTCCACGGGGCCGCCCGCCCGCCTGGACGCCCTGGCCTCGCTCCTTGCCCCCTACCGCGAAATCGCCGCCCTGGCCGGCCCCCTGGCCCATTTCCAGGCCACGGTCCTGGCCGACGACCTGACCGCGATCTATCCCGCCACGGCCGGCGCGCCCCGGCGCTCCGATCCCCGCGAAGCCCCCTGGTACCTGGCGGCCATGGCCCTGCCCGGGCCGGTGTGGACCTCGGCCCAGATCGAACCCGGCACGGGCCGCGTGTGCGTGGCCGCCTCCAGCCGCGTCACCGACGCCCGGGGCGTCCCCGTGGGCGCCACGGCCGTCTTCACGCCCCTGGACGACCTGCTGGCCACGGTCACCGCGCCCGAGCACATCCCCGGCAACGTGGAGACGCTCCTCGTGGCGGCCAGGCCCGGCCAGGACGGAAGCGCGCGCCTGCTGACCCAGGCCGGCGAGGTCCGCCACGGCCACGGCTGGCACGCCTACGTCACGCCCAGCCCCCTGCCCGTGGCCGACCCGGCCGCCCTGGCCGCCCTGGCCGACGACGTGGCCAAGGGCCTCTCCGGCGTGCGCCGGCTGGACTACCAGGGCCGGGACAGCCTGGCCGCCTACGCCCCCACGGCCCGGGGCGAAGCGCTTTTGCAGATCGCGCCCGTGGCCGAGGCCCTGGCCGAATCCCGGGCCGTGGCCGCCGATGTGCGCGACAGCATCGAACGCCTCTACGTCTTCGGCACGGCCATCGTCGTCACCGTCATGCTGGCCCTGATCTTCCTATCCCTTTCCGCCTCCCGGGCCGTGACGCGCCCCATCCTGGCCCTGACCCGGGCGGCCGGACGACTGGCCGAGGGGGATTTCGCCGCCCGGGTCGAAGCGCCCGGCGGAGACGAGATCGGCGACCTCGGTCGCGTCTTCAACGAGCTGGCCCCGCGCCTGGACGCCCACCTGCGCCTGTGCGAGTCCGTGGAACTGGCCAGCCGGGTCCAGCGCAGCCTGCTGCCGTCCCGGCCGCCGGACTTCCCCGGCCTGGCCCTGGCCGGGGCCAGCCGCTACTGCGACGAAACCGGCGGGGATTATTTCGATTTCCTGACCTTCGAAGGGGAAAAGGCCGGCAGCCTGGGCGTGGCCCTGGGCGACGTCTCGGGCCACGGCCTGGAAGCGGCGCTGCTGATGACCACGGCCCGGGCGCTGCTGCGCCCGCGCGCCGCCGCGCCGGGAAGGCCGGGCGAAATCATGGCCGACGTCAACCGCGAATTGACGCGCGACGTCTACGGCACGGGCCGGTTCATGACGCTTTTCTACCTGGAGGTCGACCCCGTCGGCCGCACGGCCGCCTTCGCCCGGGGCGGCCACGATCCGGCCCTGCGCTTCGACCCGGTTTCGGGCCGCCTGGACGAACTGACGGCCAAGGGCATCGCCCTGGGCGTGGCCGAGGAGGCCCGCTACGAGACGGGGAGCCTGACCGGCCTGACCCCCGGCCAGACCATCTGCATCGGCTCCGACGGCCTGTGGGAGGCCGAAAACGAAGCCGGCGAAATGTTCGGCAAGGCCCGTGTCCGCGACATCCTGGCCCAGCGCGCCGCGGACGGCCCGCAAGCCGTTCTGGAGGCCCTGTTCGCCGCCCTGGACGCCTTCCGGGGCACCCGCCCCCTGGACGACGACGTCACCCTCGTGATCCTCGCCCTGACCGACTGGCCCGAGAAGGAGGAACCGCCATGCCCGTGA
- a CDS encoding ATP-dependent helicase: MDFERDLNPAQRQAVLTTEGPVLVIAGAGSGKTRTIVYRLAHLVSGGVDPASILLLTFTRKAAQEMLTRAGLLLAMGPDGVCGVSGGTFHAFAFATLRRYHAAAGFPEGFTVLDAADCEDILGQAKDSLGIGKGDRSFPRKSAILGLLSKARNKEMDVGDVISREAFHLLPHAGDIARLGEAYTAFKTEHHLLDYDDLLFSLERMLTDNPDLADFLRQRHRYVMVDEYQDTNRVQARLTRLLAPATGNVMAVGDDAQSIYAFRGATVDNILDFPNLFPGTLVIKLERNYRSTQPILTLTNAILQNAGRKFEKHLYSTREDGPAPELLRPFSDLTQATMVAAKIRELSGRYPRHEIAVLFRAGYQSYPLEVELGKMGLPFQKFGGLRFSDAAHVKDVLSYLRLARNTADFPAWTRVLAFVPGIGQKTAARIFAAIQAGDRAVLGKMAAKSAEFRSLIEFLDALRAAPPAPADLLERVIEAYAPLLAEKFPDDYPRRQAGLEQLQQIAAGYHDLDAFLADLVIENPDEDRKKTREDHVVLSTVHSAKGLEWAAVLLIDLVDERFPSRHALSRSEDLEEERRLLYVACTRARDSLTLFAPETVYQRQGGGCAPALPSLFLRELPPGQLAERRERLGGGGATFACPAPRPMPSPRPARAFADAPAPPKPAAPAVPPGKLGYCRHKIFGRGKIIASLDDGKYRVNFPDFGPKVILADYLEMEDAS, encoded by the coding sequence ATGGATTTCGAACGCGATTTGAACCCGGCCCAGCGCCAGGCCGTCCTGACCACCGAGGGCCCCGTCCTCGTCATCGCCGGCGCCGGTTCCGGCAAGACCCGCACCATCGTCTACCGCCTGGCCCATCTGGTCTCGGGCGGCGTGGACCCGGCCTCCATTCTCCTTTTGACCTTCACCCGCAAGGCCGCTCAGGAGATGCTCACCCGGGCCGGCCTGCTTTTGGCCATGGGCCCCGACGGCGTCTGCGGCGTCTCGGGCGGCACGTTCCACGCCTTCGCCTTCGCCACGCTTCGCCGCTACCATGCCGCGGCCGGCTTTCCCGAGGGTTTTACCGTCCTTGACGCCGCCGACTGCGAGGACATCCTGGGCCAGGCCAAGGACAGCCTCGGCATCGGCAAGGGCGACCGGTCCTTTCCCCGCAAATCCGCCATCCTGGGGCTGCTGTCCAAGGCCCGCAACAAGGAGATGGACGTCGGCGACGTCATCTCCCGCGAGGCCTTCCACCTGCTGCCCCATGCCGGGGACATCGCCCGCCTGGGCGAGGCCTACACGGCGTTTAAAACCGAGCACCACCTGCTCGACTACGACGACCTGCTCTTTTCCCTGGAGCGCATGCTCACCGACAACCCGGACCTGGCCGACTTCCTGCGCCAGCGCCACCGCTACGTCATGGTGGACGAATACCAGGACACCAACCGCGTCCAGGCCAGGCTCACCCGCCTGCTGGCCCCGGCCACGGGCAACGTCATGGCCGTTGGCGACGACGCCCAGTCCATCTACGCCTTTCGCGGGGCGACGGTGGACAACATCCTGGATTTCCCCAACCTCTTTCCGGGGACGCTGGTTATCAAGCTGGAGCGCAACTACCGCTCCACCCAGCCCATCCTCACGCTCACCAACGCCATCCTGCAAAACGCCGGCCGCAAGTTCGAAAAGCACCTCTACTCCACCCGCGAGGACGGTCCGGCCCCGGAACTGCTGCGGCCCTTTTCCGACCTGACCCAGGCGACCATGGTGGCCGCGAAGATCCGGGAGCTCTCCGGCCGCTATCCCCGCCACGAGATCGCCGTGCTGTTTCGGGCCGGCTACCAGTCCTATCCCCTGGAGGTGGAGCTCGGCAAAATGGGTCTGCCCTTCCAGAAATTCGGGGGACTGCGCTTTTCCGACGCCGCCCATGTGAAAGACGTGCTGTCCTACCTGCGCCTGGCCCGCAACACGGCCGACTTCCCGGCCTGGACGCGCGTGCTGGCCTTCGTGCCGGGCATCGGCCAGAAAACGGCGGCCAGGATCTTCGCCGCCATCCAGGCCGGCGACCGGGCCGTTCTGGGCAAGATGGCCGCCAAATCCGCCGAATTCCGGTCATTGATCGAATTCCTCGACGCGCTTCGCGCCGCCCCGCCCGCGCCGGCCGACCTGCTCGAGCGCGTCATCGAGGCCTACGCCCCGCTTCTGGCCGAGAAATTCCCCGACGACTACCCCAGGCGCCAGGCCGGGCTGGAGCAGCTCCAGCAGATCGCCGCCGGCTACCATGACCTCGACGCCTTCCTGGCCGACCTCGTCATCGAAAACCCCGACGAGGACCGCAAGAAGACCCGCGAGGACCACGTGGTCCTGTCCACGGTCCACTCGGCCAAGGGCCTGGAGTGGGCGGCGGTCCTGCTCATCGACCTGGTGGACGAGCGCTTCCCCTCGCGCCACGCCCTGTCGCGGTCCGAGGACCTGGAGGAGGAGCGGCGGCTGCTCTACGTGGCCTGCACCCGGGCCCGGGACAGCCTCACGCTTTTCGCGCCGGAAACCGTCTACCAGCGCCAGGGCGGCGGCTGCGCCCCGGCCCTGCCGAGCCTTTTCCTGCGCGAGCTCCCCCCCGGCCAACTGGCCGAACGTCGCGAACGCCTGGGTGGCGGCGGCGCGACCTTCGCCTGCCCCGCGCCCCGGCCGATGCCCTCGCCGCGCCCGGCCCGCGCCTTCGCCGACGCGCCCGCCCCGCCGAAGCCCGCCGCCCCGGCGGTGCCGCCCGGCAAGCTCGGCTACTGCCGCCACAAGATCTTCGGCCGGGGCAAGATCATCGCCTCCCTCGACGACGGCAAGTACCGGGTCAATTTTCCGGACTTCGGCCCCAAGGTCATCCTTGCCGACTACCTCGAAATGGAGGATGCTTCCTAG
- a CDS encoding alkaline phosphatase family protein translates to MTQPRKRLVVLGLDGLPLGLAQSLADTRRLPNLARLLDLNATTIEAELPELSPVNWTSVITAAGPGRHGVFGFVGIDPATYTLGPVDAAAIRVPTLMDRLTRAGLTAKIVNLPCAAPVKPLRGAIIAGFPETDLARAVFPPELAQNLRLAGYAIEADTSRGAADFDALARGLRKTLASRRAALEMLWAGGDFDFFMLVATETDRLFHFFFPAVAHPEHALHGAVLDLLADWDRLIGLVLNRYEALPEPKRLIALADHGFTELVTEVDLNVWLARKGLLLTNPGAQNEWDARIAPHQTAAFALDPGRIYINIKERFARGVFHEHVAEKLARELRDELLPLTHEGAPVMEAVYLAEEIYQGPQLRRAPNLVCLARPGYSLTAKFNRAELFSRHGRTGCHSAHGALYCDTAAARPGTTTGAGREIAAYFDLPEPNEPAWISNAI, encoded by the coding sequence ATGACGCAGCCACGAAAACGCCTCGTCGTCCTCGGCCTCGACGGCTTGCCCCTCGGCCTCGCCCAGTCCCTGGCCGACACGCGACGCCTCCCCAACCTGGCCAGGCTCCTGGACCTCAACGCCACGACCATCGAGGCGGAACTCCCCGAACTCTCCCCCGTCAACTGGACCTCGGTCATCACCGCCGCCGGCCCCGGCCGACACGGCGTCTTCGGCTTCGTCGGCATCGACCCGGCCACCTACACCCTCGGCCCCGTCGATGCCGCCGCCATCCGCGTGCCGACGCTCATGGACCGACTGACCAGGGCCGGGCTGACCGCCAAAATCGTCAACCTGCCCTGCGCCGCGCCGGTCAAACCCTTGCGCGGCGCCATCATCGCCGGCTTCCCGGAAACCGACCTGGCCCGCGCCGTCTTTCCGCCGGAACTGGCCCAAAACCTCCGCCTGGCCGGCTACGCCATCGAGGCCGACACCTCGCGGGGCGCCGCCGACTTCGACGCCTTGGCCCGGGGCCTGCGCAAGACCCTGGCCTCGCGCCGGGCCGCCCTGGAAATGCTCTGGGCCGGCGGCGACTTCGACTTCTTCATGCTGGTCGCCACCGAAACCGACCGGCTGTTTCATTTCTTCTTCCCGGCCGTGGCCCACCCCGAGCATGCCCTGCACGGCGCGGTCCTGGACCTGCTCGCCGACTGGGACCGGCTCATCGGGCTGGTCCTCAACCGCTACGAGGCCCTGCCCGAGCCCAAACGGCTGATCGCCCTGGCCGACCACGGCTTCACCGAACTGGTCACGGAAGTGGACCTCAACGTCTGGCTGGCCCGCAAGGGGCTGCTGTTGACCAACCCCGGCGCCCAAAACGAATGGGACGCCCGCATCGCCCCCCACCAGACCGCCGCCTTCGCCCTGGACCCGGGCCGCATCTACATCAACATCAAGGAACGCTTCGCCCGAGGCGTGTTCCACGAGCACGTGGCCGAAAAACTGGCCCGGGAGCTTCGCGACGAGCTGCTGCCCCTGACTCACGAGGGCGCGCCGGTCATGGAAGCGGTGTATCTGGCCGAGGAAATTTACCAAGGCCCGCAACTGCGGCGCGCGCCCAACCTCGTGTGCCTGGCCCGGCCGGGCTATAGCCTCACGGCCAAGTTCAACCGCGCCGAACTGTTCAGCCGCCACGGCCGCACCGGCTGCCACAGCGCCCACGGGGCGCTTTACTGCGACACCGCCGCCGCCCGCCCGGGCACCACCACCGGGGCCGGGCGCGAGATCGCGGCCTATTTCGACCTCCCCGAACCCAACGAGCCGGCATGGATTTCGAACGCGATTTGA